The genome window TTTTACCTTCACACATTTCGTCCTTTCTAAAATGGGTTTCTGCAGCTATCTGAGAAAGAAAATGTGCTTTTTTTGCACAAGTATTAATACCAAAATTTAGTTTGTATTTATTAATCCAATTAACACAATTCATTCTAAAGTCTTTATCACTATCTCCAAATATTTCTTTTATTTCATTCCATGTAATATCTTTCTCACAATTCGGACATTTACCATCATTAGAAGTTTCAGGTGCATCATTATCGTTATAAGAAGACATAGATCTAGCACTCTCAAAAATATCAGCCATAGATTGAAATTCAGAAACCACAACAACTGGCGTTTTATTGGTAACTGATTGTTGTTCGTAGGTTGCCGTTACAAAAAATCCGATTGCTTTTATATTACCTATCATCAAATTCATAGACTCTGTTGGCGATAATAATTGCATGACATTAAACTGTGCTAAACCAATTCCTTTATCATTAATATCAATTAACTTAGAATTCATGAAATTAGGTTCACTTTTATCTTCAGCATTCCAAACATGTACTTTCACTTGTTTGTTTACCATATTTATACATTCTACACGTACAGTTAACGAATTACCAATACCAGCTAAATCTACATTTTTAGCTCCTTTGTTGTAAAGAACAACTTTCTTTATCTCAGCTTTACTTGACTTCTTCGTGGGATTAACAAAATAACTTGCAACAAAACTTGCTTTATCTTTTTGTGTTAAAAGTTCTTTCTCTAGTTTATAGATATCCAAACGATACTCTACATTATAACCAAAAGAATAAGGTACTGACTGTCCCGTTTTTGGAATATTATTCTTTGTAACATTTACAAAAGCACCGTTTTTGTATTTCTTAAAAATATACCATGCATAGGTCACTTTGTTCATATTACTCGTAAACAGAACTCCATTAGAATCGATTACTGAATACATTTCTGTAACACCTACAATTGGTTTTTTTTCTCCTATTATCTTCATAGTAAAACCGTTAATAATAATCTACATTTTGCTGAACAATTTGATCTTTAAACTCATCAAAATCAATCACGGGATTATAGATTTGTTGCTCAAAAGAACTCGCATTCTCTATGTTCTTTTTACCAACTTCACTTTGTTGTCCGTGTTTCAGAATCGTTATTTTTCCTCCAGTTACACACATTAATTCAGAAATTTCTGTCAAACAACTTTTATCCATCACTTTAATTTTATCACAAGCTTTTTGCCATTTACCCGCAGGCGAATACACACAAGGTAAATAACCACCCGAAGTCGGACGAAGTTTACAATTTCCGAAAGGCATTGCGGGAGGATCAAAAGTTAAATCATCTTCTGTGACAGCTAAATAATCTACTTGCCCATCTGCATCATTCCAATAATGTTTTTGATGCGATGTCACTTTAAACTTCGGAAACTTAAAACCTTGATTACATTGACACATTCCTTTCTGAATAATAAAATGTTTGCCATCATGTTCGCTTTTTGAGCTAGATTTTTCTTCTTTCTGAGATTCTTCACTCTCTTCCTGATTTTCAGACTCAATTTCTTGCTCAATATCTTTTCCATTTTCAGAACTTACATCATCTTCTTTCTCTAAAAACTCGTTATATTCTTCGACATCAGAAAAAATAATAAGTTCAGATTCTGGAAATACAATTGTCTTTCCAACAATCGGATTTCCATACATCACATCATTTTCATCACAATTCAGATTATGATAAATTCATAAGAAATGTCCTTCTTTCACTCCAATTTCTTGGGCTATCGAAGTAAAAGTGTCGCCTGGTTTTACAGTATAAGTTTTCATCGTTTTGGTTGGTTTTTTATTTTAGGATTAGTTTGTAGATTCTGTACAGTTTTTCGTTATCATAAAGTTGTATTTCTGCATTAGCTTCTAACAATTGTTTGACTTTCTTATCCGTTTTATATTCAAAAAATAGTTCAGTGTAAAAAGAACTCGTTTTATCTTCCTCATCACTTTTAATTCCGTTTAAAATATTTTCCAAATCATAATTGTTTATTGTTTTTGCATTGATAATCGTCGATACATCGTTCTCAAAATGATAATAAGAAACATTGCATTCACAATTCACAGCAAAAGAATTAGGTACGAGATAAAATTTCTTTAGAAAATTATTTTCCGTTTGAAATACTTCACGATTCATAAATAAGACTTGAAAAAGTAAAGAAGAAGTAAATTGATTCAATAAATAATCTTTATTCGTAAGATTATACTCAAAAGCATCGAGGTATTTTTCTGTTAAATCTCCAATAAAATCAGCTTCGATTTCTTTTCGGTTTTTATGGAAGTTTTTAATTAATTTTTCGGGTTCAAAAACAGAAATAAATTTTCCTTTTTCATTGATAACGAATCGAAAAGGAAAAATAGATTGTTGCGTTTTTTGAGCTAAATGATAAAGTTTTTCATCAGGAATCTCTCCATTTCGTCGGAACTCTTTTCGATTAAATTCAACGATATTTTTATGTTCAATTTCTTTAAAGTTTAATGTAATATTATAGCTAATAAGGTTTTGTTTTTGATGATTATCATTTATAATTTCGGTAATTTGATATTCATTTTTATAAAAACTCTGCCCGAAGAATTGATTTGGGCGCTCGTTTGCTTTTTCTCTATTTCTTGATGAATTACTATTAATAGAAATCGGAACAAAAAGAAAGTTTATTCCTCTTAAATGGTCAAAAACAATTCGTTCAGAAATTTCACACCGCTCGTTATGAAAGAATTTCAGATCAACAGGATGAATCTGTAGGCGTTTTGCAACAGATAATAACGTATCGTTCTTTTGGATTTTATGTATATAAAATTCAGTAGTTGACATAGTGGTAGGTTAGTAAGTTGTACTAAATATACCATATTTTTTATAATAAATTGATTTTAAGTAATTAAAAAAATAATATTGTTTATAACTGAAGTCTTATTTAATTGATAAATCTCAAAAAATCATATCAAAATTATATCAAAACAATGGTAAAAAATAGAGATTTTAAAATGCAGTAAAATTTATAATTCATTAATTATCAGCATAATTAAATAAAAAAAGCACCTTTTAAAAGGTGCTTTTGTGGTCCCACTTGGGCTCGAACCAAGGACTTGCTGATTATGAGTCAGCTACTCTAACCAGCTGAGTTATAGGACCAAAATAAAAGAATAATTCCCTTTATTGTGAATGCAAATATATAAAATCTAAAACATAAAAAACAAGTTAAAAATAAAAGAATTTTGATATTTTTTACAACAAATTCAATTACAATATAATGCTGTTACAATTATTTTATATTAACTACTTATCTTAATGAAAAAATAAACAATTATTACTGATTAATAGTTTTACGTAACTTAAACATATTGATATGCTAGAACACGAAAGAACCTCCATTTTTGAAATTTTCTATTTCATAAGATGTGTTATAATCTCATTATCTAATAATTTCTAAAGGAGCACCAGCTTTTCTAAAGGAGCACCAGCTTTAGGACGATGAAGTAAAATACTATATACTTCCTCAAAATTATTAATATTAGCTATTAAAGGAGATTCTCTATTTTTATTTTCCAATGCTATTACTTTTCCATTGGAATAATAAATAAGTTTGTAATCTGTGATAGGTAACATATTATGTTTACTTTTTACAATTCGTTCTCTCATCCAATTTTTATCTTCTTTTATAACTTCTTGATTATTATAATATGATTCATAAGTTTCTATATTTTTTTTGCTATAAAGTTTTTCAAAACCTTCGAAGTCACCTTGATTAATTGATTCTCTTACCTGTTCGTATTTTTCCAAAACTTCTTTCAAAAGAGTTTCTTGATTTTCATTTTTTAAATTAACACTATTTTTCCATCCATTTATAGTGTAAGAAACCTCTAAATCTATATTAATAGTTTTTTTTATTATGGGTAATTCTTTTAGTTCGTTTTTAAAATCTATACTTGTTAATAATAGACCATTTTCATTAGATATATTGGATAATCCTTCAGAATATTTATATAATTTAACTTCAAAATTATCCATACCTAATTTATCAACTTCCGTTTTATCTTTATTTGGTAATAAAACTACTTCTAATAATTGATTTCCTCCTTCCAAAATGAAATCATTGAGTGGAATTTCACTACTAGAACTTTCATTAGAATAATATTTTTCAACAGGCATTCCATTTAGATAAATCTCATAAGGATTTGCTGATTGAATTTTTAGAGTATAGATTGGTTTTTCTACAGCATCAGAGTTTTTATTATCTTGTCCACAGCTAGTCAAACAAAATAACAGAAAAAATAAGCTATAAAAGTTAAAAGAAAATCTCATTATCTAATAATTTCTAAAGGTGCACCATCTTTTGGACGATGAAGTAAAATAAAATATGTATAATTCATTTTTCCATCATTAGCGTATAAAGCACTTTTCCCTTTAGGATTTTCAAGTGTAACTAATTTACCATTCCCATATAACTTCATAGAATAATTTTCTACACTTTTCATATTGCCTTTACTTTTCATGATTCGTTCATTGACGAAATCATTATCCTCTTTGGCTAAAGTTTTGTCATTATAAAAAGAAGTATTCACCTCATTATCTCTAATCTTATTCATTTAAAAAAAAGAGTTTATATCTCCTTTATTTATAACATCTTTGAGTTCGTTATATTTTTTCAAAACTTCTTCTTTCAAAGCTTCTTTATTATCGTTAGATAAATCTGAAGACAAAGACCAGCCAATATTTTCGTATGGTATTTCTATATTCACTAAATCATCTTTAACAACTATTGGAGAACTGACAATATTAGTAAATTTTACTTCTTTTACTAAAAATCCATTTTGACCAACTTCTGAAATACTTTTATATCTCATTACATCTAATTTAAAATGCTCAAGACCTATTTTATCTATATTTTTATCGTTTTCTGAATGTAAAACTATTTTTATTTTTTGTTCTCCTGATTTTAAAATCAAATCATTTATAGGTAATTCAAAATTTATACTACTTTTTTCAATACTCTTATCGAAAGGAACATCATTTAAATAAATTTCATAAGGATTTGCTACAGAAACTTTAAAAGTATATATATAATTGTTTTCAGATTGATTAAGTGAACTCATTTTATTTTGTTTATCTTGTTTGTTTTGACAACTCGCTATACTAAAAATTAGCATAATGATTAATAGTATTTTTTTCATTATATTTTTTTTAATTACCTCCAAATTTCATACTAATAGGTGTACCCGTATAACTTGGTATTAATGAAAAAGGATCGAAAGAGTTTTCATTGGGAGAATTTTCCGAGCCTTTTCTTTTAACTGAAAATTTATAATATCCAGAAATAATTAATCCCGAGAATTTGGTTTCCCATTCTAAGCTTGGGTCTTTTTCTGTTCCTTTTTTAGGTGTTATTTTAAAATAACAATCTCCTTTTATACCTGATTCAAAAATTATTTCGGTTGTTGTTACAATTTTGATTTTTGTATCAAAACTTATTTCTAATTTCCCTCCAAATGTACCCGATACATTAAGATTGAGGTCAAGATTAGATTCTTCTGTTATACAGTCTTGTTGATATTTAATTGCCGCTTCATCCAAATCTAATTTAGCGTAAAATGTAAGGTCTATCCTGTAATTAATAGAAAGTGTGTTCAAAGAAATTTTCTCTAGTAACCACGTTGTTAAATCTAAGGCTGTTATTAATTTCCCATAAACAGGTATTTTGTCTGCAAGAGCAAGAAGGTCTATTCGTAGGTCTCCACCAATTAGAGGGACGCATTTAACACGTCCTGCCAATTCTATCGAAAGATTATTATTGCTATTGTTTATGTATTTCCATCCTACACCTACAGAGGGAGCGGGAGGTAGAAGAGATAAACTCATTAAACTTCTTCTCCCTGCTAATACAGGAGGTAAAGTTTCAGAGGCTTCTTTTGCATCCTTTGCTCCTGCGATAGTCTCAGCTAAATCATATATATCTTTTAAAATAGATAATATTTTTCTATATTTTTCGGAGAATTTCCAGCTTAATTCGTCACTTTTACCACCATCATAGATTGCTTTAACACTCAATCCAAAATTAGATTTTACATCTCCAAAATATCTGTTAGCAGCAGTTCCTATTTTCTTTTTCCCGTCTGCTGTATTTTTATTTGCATCATTCTCCTCTCTTTTTAGCTCTGCCAAAGCAACTCTATCTTTAGGGCGTACAATATCTCCTATTTTTGTATTATCCCTTACTTCTGTTTTTTCTGTACCATATATGTCATAAGTAGGAGAAGAGTTACCATACCAAACAGGATCTGGAGTGTTGTAAAAGAAATTAATATTCCATTCAATATCAGGAACAATCATCACGTGTATAATATGTTGATATCTACACGAAGAAGCTTGGACAACTAAGTTATTGACGACTTTTTTGTTATTCTTTCCTATCCAAAAATAATCGACTAAATTTAATACACCGAAATTGAAACTAGCTACCGCTTTAATTTCTTTTGGAGTATTTTCAATTATCCTAACATTGGTTGGAGTTTTAGTTTTATCGTAACTGAAAATATTTTTCGCATGATCGTTTGTTTTTCCGTGATATCTACAATCATCTGTAACAATATTATCATTTACATTTAATGTAAAATCCTTAGGAGTGCTACCTACTATCATTCCAAAATTTAGAATATTAGAACCTCTAAAACCAGCAACTTCTTTGAATAGATAAATACTTTTTTTCGCTTCCTTTTCCTTGTAATTTATCAATATTTCTGTATAAGTACAGGGATGAAAACGAGCTATATTTGTTTCTATATTTCCGACAAGAACAGGATTATTTGTTATTTCTTTAGGAGTATCATAGTCATCACCTTCATTTGATACCTTTAAATAATTTTTAGGATATTCTGTAAAAACTTTTTCCGATTTTAATATTCTTATAGAAGGAAAAATCTCTAGATTTTTCCCTGCTAAAGCTTCCCATACCCGATCTATTTTCACTTGAATCTCGGTCTTTTGGATATATGAAGCATTATTCTCTTTTTCATTATTAATAGAATGAGAAACATTTTCTTTTTTTGCTTCAAAACTTTTCGTTTCAAAAATATCTACTTCTCTTGTAAATCGATCACTCGTACCAATTGTTAATTTATCATTTGGATCTATTAAATCATGATCATATAATAAAACTTCGATTTCTTCTCCAAACAAAGATTCTGTATAGATATGAAGCAAGACTTCAGAACCAAATTTTACAGTTTTCCCTTTAAGCGAATTGTAATTAAAATCAGTCCATTCAATATCTAGTATTTTAGGTGTACCTAAAGCCTGAACAAATAAACCAAATGGTTTTACACCCTTAGGGAGTTTTTTTTCATGGTAAGCTTCTAAATAAGCCATCCCACCTCCTTCTAATACTTTCGGGAAATTTAGTTTTATTTTTTCATGCTCAATGCCTTTCGTAAAAGAATCATTATGATTTAGATCTTTTGCTTCAATTTTATTTCGAGCAACAATCCACGCCCAATTTACATCGTTATATTTTTTTCTTATCTCTTCTAACGATTTTGTATAATTATCATGGCGTAATTTTTCATTAGCATTCCAATTTTCTAGAAGCTTTTCATGCGACCAACCTTGTTTTTGTCTTTTTTCCCATGCATCTTTTGATTTATTAATGTGATCAGAGAATATTTTGTCAATTTCTTTGATTTCTTTTACATATTCTTCAACATAAATATAAAAATCACCAGCATCTTTTAGAACTAAAGAACCAAAGTCATTATAAAATTCACCTATAAGAGGCGATGTTTCATAAACTTTTACGTGTAATTCGTCACCCATTGCTAGTGTTTTTAATGAAAAGAATCTCTTTTTTGTTATCGTCTAAATCTATGAATGGGAATAGTTCATTTACAACTTCTGGGCGAGCATTTTTTATATTATTTTTAGAGAGTTCCGCTGTCTGTCCATGATTAATTATAGTAATACAATCTTTACTTCCTATAGGACATGTAGCTTTACTATCTTCTAATAATACTTTTCCGTTGTTATCTTCTAGCGTTATTTTTTCGTAGAATCC of Empedobacter falsenii contains these proteins:
- a CDS encoding DUF4280 domain-containing protein, with amino-acid sequence MYGNPIVGKTIVFPESELIIFSDVEEYNEFLEKEDDVSSENGKDIEQEIESENQEESEESQKEEKSSSKSEHDGKHFIIQKGMCQCNQGFKFPKFKVTSHQKHYWNDADGQVDYLAVTEDDLTFDPPAMPFGNCKLRPTSGGYLPCVYSPAGKWQKACDKIKVMDKSCLTEISELMCVTGGKITILKHGQQSEVGKKNIENASSFEQQIYNPVIDFDEFKDQIVQQNVDYY
- a CDS encoding DUF4280 domain-containing protein, whose translation is MKQKHLVCQGAICKCNFGTIPDKLKVKTQGRHYINDKEGKEKLTVTDKEIGKPFEKNSFGNCAKLNNNPCQVTVTAWSGFYEKITLEDNNGKVLLEDSKATCPIGSKDCITIINHGQTAELSKNNIKNARPEVVNELFPFIDLDDNKKEILFIKNTSNG